A region from the candidate division KSB1 bacterium genome encodes:
- a CDS encoding M28 family peptidase, translated as MNWRLKIGLLLLYCLLVLITCQSQTQTQTQTQSATPVFDKQIAFSYLEKQCSFGPRIPGTEGHINTRDFLVEEMKKYTNKVRIQSFPSVNYLTNKRTQAYNIIASFGDGNAQVLLCAHWDSRPKADQDKEPGNQEKPILGANDGASGVAVLLEIARIFSSNPPPFPVDIVFFDAEDMGRSSHGEEFLQGSRFFAKNKAFNYKPRAAILLDMVGDADLEIYIEGNSQNYASDLVDQVWTKAEELNLPEFIREVRHTITDDHLPLQQAGIPAIDVIDYDYPYWHTTEDTPDKCSPESLEKVGRVLLAFIYQ; from the coding sequence ATGAATTGGCGGTTAAAAATAGGTCTGTTATTGCTCTACTGTCTTTTGGTTTTGATTACCTGCCAGAGTCAAACCCAGACACAAACGCAAACCCAATCTGCAACACCGGTTTTTGATAAACAAATAGCATTCTCGTATTTGGAAAAGCAGTGTTCGTTTGGGCCGCGGATTCCTGGAACCGAGGGACATATTAATACCAGGGATTTCCTTGTTGAAGAAATGAAAAAATATACGAATAAAGTAAGAATCCAATCTTTCCCGTCTGTGAATTACTTGACCAACAAACGTACCCAGGCTTATAATATTATTGCTTCTTTCGGGGATGGCAATGCCCAGGTCCTTTTATGCGCCCATTGGGATAGCCGTCCGAAAGCCGACCAGGACAAGGAACCGGGTAACCAGGAAAAGCCAATCCTTGGCGCCAATGATGGCGCTTCAGGTGTGGCGGTATTATTGGAAATCGCTAGAATTTTTAGCAGCAACCCACCGCCATTTCCGGTTGATATCGTTTTCTTTGATGCCGAGGACATGGGGCGCAGCAGTCATGGTGAAGAGTTTTTACAGGGTTCTAGATTTTTCGCCAAGAATAAGGCCTTCAATTACAAACCCCGGGCAGCGATCCTGCTGGATATGGTCGGCGATGCGGACCTGGAGATTTACATCGAAGGCAATTCCCAGAATTATGCTTCCGATTTAGTCGACCAGGTTTGGACCAAAGCGGAAGAGTTAAACCTGCCGGAATTTATTCGGGAAGTGCGGCACACCATTACAGACGACCATTTGCCGCTGCAGCAAGCCGGAATTCCTGCCATCGATGTCATCGACTACGATTACCCGTATTGGCACACCACGGAAGACACTCCTGATAAATGCAGTCCGGAAAGTTTGGAGAAAGTGGGGAGGGTGCTGTTGGCGTTTATTTACCAGTGA